In Ostrea edulis chromosome 4, xbOstEdul1.1, whole genome shotgun sequence, a single window of DNA contains:
- the LOC125668402 gene encoding uncharacterized protein LOC125668402 isoform X2, which produces MLKGPGPTPYVKHGQGKTACTILTEDGCIYPVISSLSYNDRTKSVPHEYGRGARPMHRSTLTIAKPPWSPEQEFKTTSKQYFSGSKSLNPVRRPPLCPSMHRSQWTIGHNMQDTTFDTEYSKTYFEKDIVPANRLHLTSLVNRIDQTEGKDMKTTVHTDPHAPTYWSQYNRVHGKLGQMRGPGVERERAIRQSYNIFTGEETGTAWKCDNKRISGNRVLVNTRESNDWYLQD; this is translated from the exons ATGTTGAAGGGCCCAGGGCCAACTCCCTACGTAAAACACGGGCAGGGGAAAACGGCCTGTACAATTCTAACGGAGGATGGGTGTATTTATCCCGTGATTTCGTCACTGTCTTATAATGATCGGACTAAATCGGTTCCCCATGAATACGGGAGAGGGGCACGTCCAATGCACAGGTCAACACTGACCATTGCTAAACCTCCCTGGTCACCTGAACAGGAATTCAAGACTACTAGTAAACAG TACTTCAGTGGCAGTAAGAGCCTGAATCCAGTCCGAAGGCCCCCGCTGTGTCCCTCCATGCACAGATCACAGTGGACCATTGGTCATAACATGCAGGACACCACGTTTGATACAGAATACTCCAAGACTTACTTTGAAAAGGACATTGTACCG GCCAATCGACTCCATCTGACATCGCTTGTCAATAGAATTGACCAGACGGAGGGCAAAGACATGAAGACTACAGTACACACTGACCCTCACGCCCCCACTTACTGGTCACAGTACAACCGAGTACATGGAAAACTAGGTCAAATGCGGGGGCCTGGGGTCGAAAGAGAAAGAGCAATCCGTCAGAGCTACAATATATTTACAG GTGAAGAAACGGGTACTGCCTGGAAATGTGACAATAAGCGAATTTCTGGAAACCGTGTGTTGGTGAATACCAGAGAAAGTAATGACTGGTACCTACAGGACTAG
- the LOC125668402 gene encoding uncharacterized protein LOC125668402 isoform X1 produces the protein MLKGPGPTPYVKHGQGKTACTILTEDGCIYPVISSLSYNDRTKSVPHEYGRGARPMHRSTLTIAKPPWSPEQEFKTTSKQYFSGSKSLNPVRRPPLCPSMHRSQWTIGHNMQDTTFDTEYSKTYFEKDIVPLQRERCRNQQNANRLHLTSLVNRIDQTEGKDMKTTVHTDPHAPTYWSQYNRVHGKLGQMRGPGVERERAIRQSYNIFTGEETGTAWKCDNKRISGNRVLVNTRESNDWYLQD, from the exons ATGTTGAAGGGCCCAGGGCCAACTCCCTACGTAAAACACGGGCAGGGGAAAACGGCCTGTACAATTCTAACGGAGGATGGGTGTATTTATCCCGTGATTTCGTCACTGTCTTATAATGATCGGACTAAATCGGTTCCCCATGAATACGGGAGAGGGGCACGTCCAATGCACAGGTCAACACTGACCATTGCTAAACCTCCCTGGTCACCTGAACAGGAATTCAAGACTACTAGTAAACAG TACTTCAGTGGCAGTAAGAGCCTGAATCCAGTCCGAAGGCCCCCGCTGTGTCCCTCCATGCACAGATCACAGTGGACCATTGGTCATAACATGCAGGACACCACGTTTGATACAGAATACTCCAAGACTTACTTTGAAAAGGACATTGTACCG TTACAGAGGGAGAGGTGTCGTAACCAACAGAAT GCCAATCGACTCCATCTGACATCGCTTGTCAATAGAATTGACCAGACGGAGGGCAAAGACATGAAGACTACAGTACACACTGACCCTCACGCCCCCACTTACTGGTCACAGTACAACCGAGTACATGGAAAACTAGGTCAAATGCGGGGGCCTGGGGTCGAAAGAGAAAGAGCAATCCGTCAGAGCTACAATATATTTACAG GTGAAGAAACGGGTACTGCCTGGAAATGTGACAATAAGCGAATTTCTGGAAACCGTGTGTTGGTGAATACCAGAGAAAGTAATGACTGGTACCTACAGGACTAG